A stretch of the Thiocystis violascens DSM 198 genome encodes the following:
- a CDS encoding Spy/CpxP family protein refolding chaperone yields MKDSRIRTGLTGIAAATGLLIGASFIDPAQARPHEGWGLDPAQSIETRIERMTGQLGLTETQQAEIRTILEAERAQRDLQRQALREQIDAVLTDEQKATRDAAMRTRLDRRLERMTERLDLTDEQVASIQAIFDEQRTNPDLNRSDVRERISAILTDEQRAAINDRSERHFGSDRRDFREPADRDRL; encoded by the coding sequence ATGAAAGACTCACGCATCCGCACCGGACTCACGGGCATTGCCGCCGCCACGGGCCTGCTCATCGGCGCATCGTTCATCGACCCCGCCCAAGCCAGACCGCACGAGGGCTGGGGCCTCGACCCCGCGCAAAGCATCGAGACGCGCATCGAACGCATGACCGGCCAACTCGGCCTGACCGAGACGCAACAGGCGGAGATCCGCACGATCCTGGAGGCCGAGCGCGCGCAACGCGATCTGCAACGTCAGGCGCTGCGCGAGCAGATCGACGCGGTTCTGACCGACGAACAGAAAGCCACGCGCGATGCCGCCATGCGGACGCGCCTGGACCGCCGTTTGGAACGCATGACCGAGCGGCTCGACCTTACCGACGAGCAGGTCGCCAGCATCCAGGCCATTTTCGATGAGCAACGGACCAATCCGGATCTGAACCGAAGCGACGTGCGCGAGCGGATCTCGGCTATCCTGACCGATGAGCAGCGTGCGGCCATCAATGATCGGTCGGAGCGCCATTTCGGGTCGGATCGGCGGGATTTCCGCGAACCGGCCGACCGCGACCGTCTCTGA
- the uvrA gene encoding excinuclease ABC subunit UvrA, translated as MNDSIRLRGLRQNNLKNLDLDLPLGALIVVTGVSGSGKSSLAFDTVYAEGQRRYVETFSPYARQFLDRMDRPAADRIEGIPPAIAIDQTNPVRTSRSTVGTMTELNDHLKLLFARAARLFCHGCGREVRRESAEDIWTTLTAMPDSDARRVLVAFPVPVPASLGLDGVKQMLAQQGYVRLLRADADRIEVIQDRLRLTPDHRGRAIEALETALAKGHGRALVYPLDADRQPGAPWRFSGDLHCPDCDIVYRDPAPHLFSFNSPAGACETCRGFGRTIGIDWSLVVPDPSKSLIEGAIKPIQSDSYSEVQEELMGFAHRRGIPTDVPWRDLTEADRDWVIEGEGPWDDGVWYGIRRFFDWLEGRSYKMHVRVLLSRYRAYDTCSACHGARLKDEALDWRLGDPSLADRTLAPADRFRHARVGMPRGVWETLPGLNLHDLMRLSLARAHAFFEALTFDGAMDQAMDLLLTEIRARLRYLREVGLGYLTLDRQSRTLSGGEMQRLNLTTALGTALVNTLFVLDEPSIGLHPRDLDRITDILRQLRDRGNSLLVVEHDSQVMLAADRIIDIGPGPGEQGGRIVFQGTPAELLAAPDSLTGDYLAGRRRVSPPRAPDIPTADSAWIRVRNVRAHNLKGIDVGIPLHRLVVVTGVSGSGKSTLVQDVLYPALCQRKGHPEGVPGEHEGIDGDEAVADVLLLDQSSIGRTSRSNPASYVGALDVLRKRFASAPLAKERGYTAGTFSFNSGNGRCPTCGGNGFEHLEMQFLADVYLRCPDCNGRRYRAEVLEVAIQGSDAEAPARSIADMLEMTATAALAFFAADRDLQRALAPLQAVGLGYLRLGQPVPTLSGGEAQRLKLAGYLAKSGRRRARDGGLLFLLDEPTTGLHFADIAVLLNAFRHLIEQGHSLLVIEHNLDVIAAADWLIDLGPEGGDGGGEILCCGTPEQVAEHPASHTGRALHGHRRALVTEAPVIAYQVWQPTSAPRSPRDTDHSISILHAREHNLKDLTLSIPRDRLTVITGVSGSGKSTLAFDILFAEGQRRYLESLNAYARQFVQPAARADVDAVHGIPPTIAIEQRTSRGGAKSTVGTLTEIHHSLRLLYVKLGVQHCPDCAIPIEPMTREAILARLLRDHAGQRISLMAPMVIARKGLYNELAAWAASRGWPFLRVDGAPVETADWPRLDRFREHSIDLPLGELTVTPSAEPALRALLDQALDLGKGQVRAVRIEHERWSTETPYSTARACPGCGRAFPEPDPRLFSYNSKHGWCPDCFGTGLALTGFDGEQTGEEGQWLESVGQRAPVCPVCHGARLNPEALAVRFRERSIAELSALTVDRIAAVLNALELNPRETAIARDLLSEVRHRLAFLAEVGLGYLALDRAAPTLSGGEAQRIRLAAQLGSNLQGVCYVLDEPTIGLHPRDNRLLLDTLVRLQAKGNTVVVVEHDEETIRRADHVIDLGPGAGTRGGEIVAQGTAEELIANPNSVTGRFLGRRHEVSKPPRSTGRGTDWLTIKGARLHNLQDLDARLPLGRLVCVTGVSGSGKSTLVREVLAGSLGHLLTTKPPATGRAGKSDLVGCRSLAGWQGLARLLEVDQTPIGKTPRSCPATYVGFWDGIRRLFAATPEARILGWGPARFSFNTPEGRCQACEGQGIQTLEMSFLPDVRMICEICGGSRFDRETREARFKGLDIGQVLALSVDDAIGIFAAHPAIHHALTLLADVGLGYLRLGQPSPTLSGGEAQRIKLITELAKARPSADGSASRPTLYVLDEPTVGLHMADVERLISVLQRLVDAGHSVLVIEHNLDLIAAADWILDLGPEGGDAGGRIVAQGTPEQVAASGDAPTACALRQHMGRHCR; from the coding sequence TTGAACGACTCCATCCGCCTGCGCGGCCTGCGCCAGAACAATCTGAAAAACCTCGATCTCGATCTGCCGCTCGGCGCGCTGATCGTGGTGACGGGCGTCTCGGGTTCGGGCAAGTCGTCGCTCGCCTTCGACACGGTCTACGCGGAAGGCCAGCGCCGTTACGTCGAGACCTTCTCGCCCTATGCCCGCCAGTTCCTGGACCGCATGGACCGCCCGGCGGCGGATCGCATCGAGGGCATCCCGCCGGCCATCGCCATCGACCAGACCAACCCGGTACGCACCTCGCGTTCCACCGTCGGCACCATGACGGAGCTGAACGATCATCTCAAGCTGCTGTTCGCACGCGCCGCCCGGCTGTTCTGTCATGGCTGCGGACGCGAGGTTCGGCGCGAGTCCGCCGAGGACATTTGGACTACGCTGACCGCCATGCCCGACAGCGATGCGCGACGCGTGCTCGTCGCCTTTCCAGTGCCAGTCCCCGCATCGCTTGGGCTGGATGGCGTGAAGCAGATGCTCGCCCAGCAGGGCTATGTGCGACTGCTGCGCGCGGACGCGGACCGTATCGAGGTCATCCAGGACCGCCTGCGACTCACGCCGGACCACCGCGGACGCGCCATCGAGGCGCTGGAAACCGCGCTTGCCAAGGGCCATGGCCGCGCCCTGGTCTATCCGCTGGACGCGGACCGGCAACCCGGCGCGCCCTGGCGGTTTTCGGGCGACCTGCACTGTCCGGACTGCGACATCGTCTATCGCGACCCGGCGCCGCATCTGTTTTCCTTCAACTCGCCCGCTGGCGCCTGCGAGACCTGTCGCGGCTTCGGTCGCACCATCGGCATCGACTGGTCGCTGGTGGTGCCGGATCCGTCCAAGTCGCTAATCGAAGGGGCCATCAAACCGATTCAGTCGGACAGCTACTCGGAGGTCCAGGAAGAGTTGATGGGTTTCGCGCATCGGCGCGGCATCCCCACCGACGTGCCCTGGCGGGATCTGACCGAGGCCGACCGCGACTGGGTCATCGAGGGTGAGGGGCCATGGGATGACGGCGTCTGGTACGGCATCCGCCGCTTCTTCGACTGGCTGGAGGGACGCAGTTACAAAATGCATGTGCGGGTGCTGCTCTCGCGCTACCGCGCCTATGACACATGCTCCGCCTGCCATGGGGCGCGACTGAAGGACGAGGCGCTCGACTGGCGGCTCGGCGATCCATCGCTGGCAGACCGGACACTGGCTCCGGCGGATCGTTTCCGGCACGCCCGTGTCGGCATGCCTCGCGGCGTTTGGGAAACCTTGCCCGGTCTCAATCTCCATGATCTGATGCGACTGTCGCTCGCGCGCGCCCACGCCTTTTTCGAGGCACTGACGTTCGATGGGGCCATGGATCAAGCGATGGACCTGCTGCTGACCGAGATCCGCGCCCGGCTACGTTATCTCCGCGAGGTCGGGCTGGGCTATCTGACCCTGGATCGTCAGTCGCGCACACTCTCCGGCGGCGAGATGCAGCGTCTCAATCTGACCACGGCGCTCGGAACCGCGCTGGTCAACACCCTGTTTGTGCTCGACGAGCCGAGTATCGGACTGCATCCGCGCGATCTGGACCGGATCACGGACATCCTGCGCCAACTGCGCGATCGCGGGAACTCGCTGCTGGTGGTCGAGCATGATTCGCAGGTGATGTTGGCCGCCGACCGGATCATCGACATCGGTCCCGGCCCCGGCGAACAGGGCGGACGAATCGTCTTTCAGGGGACGCCGGCGGAACTGCTGGCCGCGCCCGACTCGCTCACCGGCGACTATCTCGCCGGCCGCCGTCGGGTCTCCCCGCCCCGCGCACCTGACATCCCGACGGCGGACAGCGCCTGGATTCGTGTCCGCAATGTTCGCGCGCACAACCTCAAGGGAATCGATGTCGGGATTCCGCTCCACCGGCTGGTGGTAGTGACCGGCGTCTCGGGCTCGGGCAAATCGACCCTGGTACAGGATGTTCTCTACCCCGCGCTCTGCCAGCGCAAGGGACACCCGGAGGGCGTGCCGGGCGAGCATGAAGGGATCGACGGGGATGAAGCGGTCGCCGATGTCCTGCTGCTCGACCAGTCCAGCATCGGACGCACCTCGCGCTCCAATCCGGCCAGCTACGTCGGCGCGCTCGACGTGCTGCGCAAACGCTTCGCGAGCGCACCGCTGGCGAAAGAACGTGGCTACACCGCTGGCACCTTCAGCTTCAACAGCGGCAACGGACGCTGCCCGACCTGCGGCGGTAACGGCTTCGAGCATCTGGAGATGCAATTCCTCGCCGATGTCTATCTGCGCTGTCCGGACTGCAACGGACGGCGGTATCGCGCCGAGGTGCTGGAGGTCGCCATCCAGGGGTCGGACGCCGAGGCGCCCGCCCGCTCCATCGCCGATATGCTGGAAATGACCGCCACTGCGGCACTCGCCTTCTTCGCCGCCGACCGGGATCTGCAACGCGCGCTGGCGCCGCTGCAAGCGGTCGGTCTGGGCTATCTGCGACTTGGCCAGCCGGTACCGACGCTCTCCGGCGGCGAGGCGCAACGGCTCAAGCTCGCCGGTTATCTGGCCAAGTCGGGACGCCGCCGGGCGCGCGACGGCGGGTTGCTCTTTCTGCTCGACGAACCCACCACCGGGCTGCACTTCGCCGACATCGCCGTGTTGCTCAACGCCTTCCGCCATCTGATCGAACAGGGTCATTCGCTGCTGGTCATCGAGCACAATCTGGACGTGATCGCCGCCGCCGACTGGCTGATCGATCTGGGGCCGGAGGGTGGCGACGGAGGCGGCGAGATCCTCTGTTGCGGGACGCCGGAGCAGGTCGCCGAACACCCGGCCAGCCATACCGGACGCGCACTGCACGGCCATCGTCGCGCGCTGGTCACCGAAGCGCCCGTCATCGCGTATCAGGTTTGGCAGCCGACATCCGCGCCTCGCTCGCCACGCGACACGGACCATTCGATTTCCATCCTGCACGCCCGCGAGCACAACCTGAAGGATCTGACACTCTCGATCCCGCGCGACCGGCTCACCGTCATTACCGGCGTCTCCGGCAGCGGCAAAAGCACCCTGGCCTTCGACATCCTCTTCGCCGAAGGTCAGCGGCGCTATCTGGAGTCGCTGAACGCCTATGCCCGCCAGTTCGTGCAACCCGCCGCCCGCGCCGATGTCGACGCCGTCCACGGCATCCCGCCCACCATCGCCATCGAGCAGCGCACCAGCCGGGGCGGGGCCAAGAGTACCGTCGGCACCCTGACCGAGATCCACCATTCGCTGCGTTTGCTCTATGTCAAACTCGGCGTCCAGCACTGCCCGGATTGCGCCATCCCCATCGAGCCGATGACGCGCGAGGCCATCCTGGCGCGACTGCTGCGCGATCACGCCGGTCAGCGCATCAGCCTCATGGCCCCCATGGTCATCGCCCGCAAGGGACTCTACAACGAGCTTGCCGCCTGGGCCGCCAGCAGGGGCTGGCCGTTTCTGCGCGTGGACGGCGCACCCGTCGAAACCGCCGACTGGCCCCGGCTCGACCGTTTTCGCGAGCACTCCATCGACCTGCCGCTCGGCGAACTGACGGTCACGCCGTCCGCCGAACCGGCCCTGCGCGCCCTGCTCGATCAGGCGTTGGATCTGGGCAAGGGACAGGTCCGCGCGGTCCGGATCGAACACGAGCGTTGGAGCACCGAAACCCCCTATTCCACCGCCCGCGCCTGTCCCGGCTGCGGCCGCGCCTTCCCCGAGCCCGATCCGCGTCTCTTCAGTTACAACTCCAAGCACGGCTGGTGCCCGGACTGTTTCGGCACCGGCCTGGCCCTGACCGGCTTCGACGGCGAGCAGACTGGCGAGGAAGGTCAATGGTTGGAATCCGTGGGCCAGCGCGCCCCAGTTTGCCCCGTCTGTCACGGCGCGCGACTCAATCCCGAGGCGCTGGCGGTGCGCTTCCGGGAGCGTTCCATCGCGGAACTCTCGGCCCTGACCGTCGACCGGATCGCCGCCGTCCTGAACGCTCTGGAACTGAACCCGCGCGAAACCGCGATCGCCCGCGATCTGCTGAGCGAAGTCCGCCACCGGCTCGCCTTTCTCGCCGAGGTCGGACTCGGCTATCTGGCGCTCGACCGCGCCGCGCCCACGCTCTCGGGCGGCGAGGCCCAGCGTATCCGGCTCGCGGCCCAGCTCGGCTCCAATCTGCAAGGCGTCTGTTATGTGCTGGACGAGCCGACGATCGGACTGCATCCGCGCGACAACCGACTGCTGCTCGATACCCTCGTCCGGCTCCAGGCCAAGGGCAACACCGTCGTGGTGGTCGAGCACGACGAGGAGACCATCCGGCGCGCCGACCACGTCATCGACCTGGGTCCGGGCGCCGGAACGCGGGGCGGCGAGATCGTCGCGCAAGGCACCGCCGAGGAACTGATCGCCAACCCGAACTCGGTCACGGGTCGCTTTCTCGGGCGTCGCCATGAAGTCTCCAAACCGCCGCGCTCGACCGGTCGGGGAACCGACTGGTTGACGATCAAGGGGGCAAGACTGCACAACCTCCAGGATCTGGACGCGCGACTGCCGCTGGGACGGCTGGTCTGCGTGACCGGCGTCTCCGGCTCGGGCAAATCGACCCTGGTACGCGAGGTGCTGGCCGGCAGTCTCGGCCACCTGTTGACCACGAAACCGCCCGCCACGGGGCGCGCCGGCAAGAGCGATCTGGTCGGCTGTCGCAGCCTCGCCGGCTGGCAGGGGCTCGCGCGCCTCCTGGAAGTCGACCAGACCCCGATCGGTAAGACGCCGCGTTCCTGTCCCGCCACCTATGTCGGCTTCTGGGATGGCATCCGGCGTCTGTTCGCGGCCACCCCGGAGGCGCGCATCCTCGGCTGGGGGCCGGCGCGGTTCTCCTTCAACACCCCCGAGGGCCGCTGCCAGGCCTGCGAGGGTCAGGGCATCCAGACCCTGGAGATGAGCTTTCTGCCCGACGTGCGGATGATCTGCGAGATCTGCGGCGGTAGCCGTTTCGACCGCGAAACGCGCGAGGCGCGTTTCAAGGGGCTCGACATCGGGCAGGTATTGGCGCTCAGTGTCGACGACGCCATCGGCATTTTCGCCGCGCATCCAGCGATCCACCACGCGCTGACGCTGCTCGCGGACGTGGGACTGGGGTATCTGCGCCTCGGCCAGCCCAGCCCGACGCTCTCGGGCGGCGAGGCCCAGCGCATCAAGCTGATCACCGAACTCGCCAAGGCACGCCCGAGCGCCGACGGCAGCGCCAGCCGCCCGACGCTTTATGTCCTCGACGAACCCACGGTCGGGCTGCACATGGCGGATGTCGAGCGCCTGATCAGCGTCCTGCAACGCCTCGTCGACGCCGGGCATTCGGTCCTGGTCATCGAACACAACCTGGACCTGATCGCGGCCGCCGACTGGATTCTCGACCTGGGGCCGGAAGGGGGAGACGCGGGCGGACGGATCGTCGCGCAGGGCACGCCGGAACAGGTCGCCGCCTCCGGCGACGCGCCGACCGCATGCGCCTTACGCCAGCACATGGGCCGGCACTGCCGTTAA
- a CDS encoding class I SAM-dependent methyltransferase yields the protein MPRVETDHFYRHSLEHHGHTAKGVQWNSEHSQYTRFEALRRFLPTDLSTLTLADAGCGLGDFFRFLDARGDRPGHYLGIDVVEPMVEAARLRTDREILLLDILREPLPDAAYYVCSGAMNTLTREETRTFIERCFRASTAGFVFNLLSGRDSSLQYNLCLPEDVREWTRHLDARMEIADDYLHGDFTVALIRTGAA from the coding sequence ATGCCCAGAGTCGAAACCGACCACTTTTACCGCCACTCGCTGGAACACCACGGCCACACGGCCAAGGGAGTTCAGTGGAATTCCGAGCACAGCCAATACACCCGTTTCGAGGCCCTGCGGCGCTTTCTGCCCACGGATCTGTCAACGCTCACGCTCGCGGACGCGGGCTGCGGTCTTGGGGATTTTTTCCGTTTCCTCGACGCGCGCGGCGACCGACCAGGACATTATCTCGGCATCGATGTGGTGGAACCCATGGTGGAGGCGGCTCGGCTGCGCACCGATCGCGAAATTTTGCTCCTCGATATCCTGCGGGAGCCGCTGCCGGATGCTGCGTATTACGTCTGCAGCGGGGCCATGAACACCCTGACCCGCGAGGAGACCAGGACGTTCATCGAACGCTGTTTCAGGGCGTCGACCGCAGGTTTCGTGTTCAATCTGCTGTCCGGGCGGGATTCCTCGCTTCAGTACAATCTGTGCCTACCGGAAGACGTGCGCGAGTGGACGCGACATCTCGATGCCCGGATGGAGATCGCCGACGACTATCTCCACGGGGATTTCACGGTCGCACTCATCCGTACCGGCGCGGCCTGA